The Lysobacter sp. genome includes a window with the following:
- a CDS encoding ABC transporter permease: protein MLSQIFAITGVNLKSIPERWGPSLVIIIGLAGVVAVFTALLAMSEGFSATLAATGSKDNALVMRGGSATELNSGLGREETNLIKLGPGIRKGADGKPLASAEIIVIAELFKIGETLNGSNLTVRGVEPAAFALRPKLKIVEGRQFKPGLRELVVGRSVSKQFDDAQVGKTLRMRGSDWTVVGVFESGDAHESELWTDVEVAQSSFGRNGYSSVLAGMESEKSLKGLGAALKADPRLNLDVISQQEYFSAQTAQFRKTIGILAIVVTSIMALGAIFAALNSMFAAVATRAKEIATLRAIGFGGFPVLVSVMIEALTLALLGGVIGALIAYVLFNNMSVSTIGANFTQVVFAFKVTPVLLGIGLLISVAVGFIGGLIPAAIAARQSVTTALRSA from the coding sequence ATGCTGTCGCAGATCTTCGCCATTACCGGCGTCAACCTCAAAAGCATCCCGGAGCGCTGGGGGCCATCCCTGGTCATCATCATCGGCCTGGCCGGCGTGGTGGCGGTGTTCACCGCGCTGCTGGCGATGAGTGAAGGCTTCAGCGCCACCCTCGCCGCCACCGGCAGCAAGGACAACGCCCTCGTCATGCGCGGCGGCTCGGCCACCGAACTGAACTCGGGCCTCGGCCGCGAAGAGACCAACCTGATCAAGCTCGGGCCCGGCATCCGCAAGGGCGCCGACGGCAAACCGCTGGCCTCGGCCGAAATCATCGTGATCGCCGAGCTGTTCAAGATCGGCGAGACCCTCAACGGCTCGAACCTCACCGTTCGCGGCGTGGAGCCGGCCGCATTCGCGCTGCGGCCCAAGCTGAAGATCGTCGAAGGCCGGCAGTTCAAGCCGGGCCTGCGCGAACTGGTGGTCGGCCGCAGCGTGAGCAAGCAGTTCGACGACGCGCAGGTCGGCAAGACCCTGCGCATGCGCGGCTCGGACTGGACGGTGGTCGGCGTGTTCGAATCCGGCGATGCGCACGAGAGCGAATTGTGGACCGACGTGGAGGTCGCACAGTCCAGTTTCGGCCGCAACGGCTACAGCTCGGTGCTGGCCGGGATGGAGAGCGAGAAGTCGCTCAAGGGCCTGGGCGCGGCGCTGAAGGCCGACCCGCGGCTCAACCTGGACGTGATCTCGCAGCAGGAATACTTCAGCGCCCAGACCGCACAGTTCCGCAAGACCATCGGCATCCTGGCGATCGTGGTCACCTCGATCATGGCCCTGGGCGCGATCTTCGCCGCGCTCAACAGCATGTTCGCGGCGGTCGCCACCCGCGCCAAGGAGATCGCGACGCTGCGCGCCATCGGTTTCGGCGGATTCCCGGTGCTGGTCTCGGTGATGATCGAGGCGCTGACCCTGGCGCTGCTGGGCGGTGTGATCGGTGCGCTGATCGCCTACGTGCTGTTCAACAACATGTCGGTCTCGACCATCGGCGCCAACTTCACCCAGGTGGTGTTCGCGTTCAAGGTCACGCCGGTCCTGCTGGGCATCGGCCTGCTGATCTCGGTCGCGGTCGGCTTCATCGGCGGCCTGATTCCGGCGGCGATCGCGGCGCGCCAGTCGGTGACCACGGCACTGCGCAGCGCCTGA
- the lipA gene encoding lipoyl synthase gives MSTPTPAEKTIPLTVVGEASAPLAAAPLEPGAKQVAADKIARSPVQFADAPVLRKPSWIRVRIPAGNAVQALKSKLRENRLVTVCEEASCPNIHECFNHGTATFMILGEVCTRRCSFCDVAHGRPKPPDADEPLSLARTIADMGLKYVVVTSVDRDDLRDGGAQHFVDCIAAVREHSPQTKIEILTPDFRGKGRMERALEILAKHPPDVFNHNLETVPELYRNVRPGADYQWSLTLLQQFKAQHPDVPTKSGIMLGLGETMDQVQGTLRDLRAHDVDMITIGQYLQPTAHHHPVLRYWTPDEFKALEDYGMSLGFSHVASGPMVRSSYHADRQAAGAGVVG, from the coding sequence ATGTCCACACCGACGCCCGCCGAGAAAACCATTCCCCTGACCGTCGTCGGCGAGGCGTCCGCGCCGCTGGCGGCGGCGCCGCTCGAACCGGGAGCGAAACAGGTGGCCGCCGACAAGATCGCGCGCTCGCCGGTGCAGTTCGCCGACGCGCCGGTGCTGCGCAAGCCGTCGTGGATCCGGGTGCGGATTCCCGCCGGCAACGCGGTGCAGGCGCTCAAAAGCAAGCTGCGCGAGAACCGCCTGGTCACCGTGTGCGAGGAAGCCAGCTGCCCGAACATCCACGAGTGTTTCAACCACGGCACCGCCACATTCATGATCCTCGGCGAGGTCTGCACCCGCCGCTGCTCGTTCTGCGATGTCGCCCACGGCCGGCCGAAGCCGCCGGATGCCGACGAACCGCTGAGCCTCGCCCGCACCATCGCCGACATGGGCCTGAAGTACGTGGTGGTGACCAGCGTCGATCGCGACGATCTGCGCGACGGCGGCGCCCAGCATTTCGTCGACTGTATCGCGGCGGTGCGCGAGCACAGCCCGCAGACGAAGATCGAAATCCTCACCCCGGACTTCCGCGGCAAGGGCCGGATGGAGCGCGCGCTGGAAATCCTCGCGAAGCATCCGCCGGACGTGTTCAACCACAATCTCGAAACCGTGCCGGAGCTCTACCGCAACGTGCGCCCGGGCGCCGACTACCAGTGGTCGCTGACCCTGCTGCAGCAGTTCAAGGCCCAGCATCCGGACGTGCCGACCAAGAGCGGGATCATGCTCGGCCTGGGCGAAACCATGGACCAGGTGCAGGGCACCCTGCGCGACCTGCGCGCGCACGACGTCGACATGATCACCATCGGCCAGTACCTGCAGCCCACCGCCCACCACCATCCTGTGCTGCGCTACTGGACGCCCGACGAGTTCAAGGCGCTGGAGGACTACGGCATGTCGCTGGGCTTCAGCCACGTCGCCTCCGGCCCGATGGTGCGCAGTTCGTATCACGCCGACCGGCAGGCGGCCGGGGCCGGTGTCGTCGGCTGA
- the rarD gene encoding EamA family transporter RarD: MTPPQGLDRKGLSIAASAFLLWGLMPLYWHLLKAVPSLQIVAHRVLWSAVLVALWLLWSRGRGWFAAIIAKPRLAAMLTLSGLCIGINWGLYIWAVNAGHVVESSLGYFINPLLNVVIGTLFLRERLNPTQWLSVAITAAGVLWLTFNYGSFPWIALALAGSFGLYGVIRKLAAVDSVTGLGFENSVLLLPALAYLLWAETSGQGGFLPLRGSGGWGFGVDALLIFGGALTALPLIAFSFAVRRVPLSTIGLMQYVAPTMQFLIGVLVFRETFDRDRAIGFIVIWIALAIFAFDSLRRARRTSGA, translated from the coding sequence ATGACGCCGCCGCAGGGGCTGGATCGCAAAGGTCTGTCGATCGCTGCCAGCGCGTTCCTGCTGTGGGGGCTGATGCCGCTGTATTGGCATCTGCTGAAGGCGGTCCCGTCGCTGCAGATCGTCGCGCATCGCGTGCTCTGGAGCGCGGTGCTGGTCGCGCTGTGGCTGCTGTGGTCGCGGGGGCGCGGCTGGTTCGCCGCTATCATCGCCAAGCCGCGACTCGCCGCGATGCTGACGCTCAGCGGGTTGTGCATCGGGATCAACTGGGGCCTGTACATCTGGGCGGTGAACGCCGGGCACGTGGTCGAAAGCAGCCTCGGGTATTTCATCAATCCGCTGTTGAATGTGGTGATCGGCACGTTGTTCCTGCGCGAGCGCCTGAATCCGACCCAGTGGTTGTCGGTCGCCATCACCGCCGCCGGCGTGCTCTGGCTCACCTTCAACTACGGCAGTTTTCCGTGGATCGCGCTGGCATTGGCGGGATCGTTCGGCCTTTACGGCGTGATCCGCAAACTCGCTGCGGTCGATTCGGTGACCGGGCTCGGCTTCGAGAACTCGGTGCTGCTGTTGCCGGCGCTGGCGTATCTGCTGTGGGCGGAAACCAGCGGGCAGGGCGGTTTCCTGCCTTTGCGCGGCAGCGGTGGTTGGGGATTCGGCGTCGATGCGCTGCTGATTTTCGGTGGAGCGCTGACCGCGCTGCCGCTGATCGCGTTTTCCTTCGCGGTGCGGCGCGTGCCGCTGTCGACCATCGGACTGATGCAGTACGTGGCCCCGACCATGCAGTTCCTGATCGGCGTACTGGTGTTCCGCGAAACCTTCGACCGCGATCGCGCGATCGGCTTCATCGTCATCTGGATCGCATTGGCGATCTTCGCGTTCGACAGCCTGCGCCGGGCGCGGCGCACTTCCGGCGCCTGA
- a CDS encoding carboxy terminal-processing peptidase produces MKVAKALPVSLLALALTAPVAWLSAQADAGSPSAEQATAAKLVYGILSDSRYAYRPRALDDTLSAEVFKRYLESLDPAKLFFTAADIDKLTTYRVKLDDAIKSGEVAPAFEMFALYQQRVNERVTHARGLLAKDIFRFDGSDRWEYDRKDAPWVAGTAELDKLWQQSVRNDWLRLKLAGKQPDEIRKTLDKRYANLSKSVAELNGIDAFQTFLNAYAMSIDPHTDYFDPRAAERFEQSMSLSLEGIGAQLQKQDDVVVIRELIAGGPAMSSGKLKAGDRIVAVGQGANGAMEDIIGWRLDDVVDKIKGAKGTQVRLDIVPAEAVLDSKPNRIVLNRAKIRLEEQAAKGEVLTIPGVDGQPARRIGVIKLPAFYQDFEGKRRNSDDYASATLDTKKLLLGFRAQNVDGVVIDLRYNGGGSLAEAVDLTGLFIDKGPVVQVRESGGRVQVDSDGDTGVAWDGPLAVLINRGSASASEIFAGAIQDYGRGLIIGETTFGKGTVQNLVDLDRWPMNNGQRFGQVKLTIAQFFLPGGSSTQNKGVVPDIAFPVSVDASEFGESTYDNALPWTRIAAVPHTQYGDFAPLLPQLKSMHDARVAQDKEFQWWSEDIAQFREETAKKWISLNEAERRTERDRDAAKRKQRQEARKAMGLDIDPLAEDTDDGLTSSERNVAQDAAREKAAEKRPDPLLRESAAILVDAVHVLGNDKPLSAQVLLTEARKPGQWAN; encoded by the coding sequence ATGAAAGTCGCCAAAGCTCTTCCGGTTTCCCTGCTTGCCCTCGCGCTGACCGCACCGGTGGCGTGGCTGTCGGCGCAGGCCGATGCCGGCAGTCCCAGCGCCGAGCAGGCCACCGCCGCCAAGCTGGTCTACGGCATCCTCTCCGACAGCCGTTACGCCTACCGGCCCCGCGCGCTGGACGACACGCTGTCCGCGGAAGTGTTCAAGCGCTATCTCGAATCCCTTGATCCCGCGAAGTTGTTCTTCACCGCCGCGGACATCGACAAGCTCACGACCTACCGGGTCAAGCTCGACGACGCGATCAAGAGCGGTGAAGTGGCACCGGCGTTCGAGATGTTCGCGCTGTACCAGCAGCGCGTGAACGAACGCGTGACGCATGCGCGCGGCCTGCTCGCCAAGGACATCTTCCGTTTCGATGGCAGCGACCGCTGGGAATACGACCGCAAGGACGCGCCATGGGTCGCCGGCACCGCCGAACTCGACAAGCTCTGGCAGCAGTCGGTGCGCAACGACTGGCTGCGCCTCAAGCTCGCCGGCAAACAGCCCGACGAGATCCGCAAGACCCTCGACAAGCGTTACGCCAACCTGTCCAAGAGCGTGGCGGAACTCAATGGCATCGATGCGTTCCAGACCTTCCTCAACGCCTACGCCATGTCGATCGATCCGCATACCGATTACTTCGATCCGCGCGCGGCCGAACGCTTCGAGCAGAGCATGAGCCTGTCGCTGGAAGGCATCGGCGCGCAGTTGCAGAAGCAGGACGACGTGGTGGTGATCCGCGAGCTGATCGCAGGCGGTCCGGCGATGAGCAGCGGCAAACTCAAGGCCGGCGATCGCATCGTCGCCGTGGGCCAGGGCGCGAACGGCGCCATGGAAGACATCATCGGGTGGCGCCTCGACGATGTCGTCGACAAGATCAAGGGCGCGAAAGGCACCCAGGTGCGTCTGGATATCGTGCCGGCCGAAGCGGTGCTCGACAGCAAGCCGAACCGGATAGTGCTGAATCGCGCCAAGATCCGCCTGGAAGAACAGGCCGCCAAGGGCGAAGTGCTGACCATCCCGGGCGTCGATGGCCAGCCCGCGCGTCGTATCGGCGTGATCAAGCTGCCGGCGTTCTATCAGGACTTCGAAGGCAAGCGCCGCAACAGCGACGATTACGCTTCCGCCACGCTCGACACCAAGAAACTGCTGCTCGGTTTCCGCGCGCAGAATGTCGACGGCGTGGTGATCGATCTACGTTACAACGGCGGCGGTTCGCTGGCCGAAGCGGTCGATCTGACCGGCCTGTTCATCGACAAGGGCCCGGTGGTGCAGGTGCGCGAATCCGGTGGACGCGTGCAGGTCGACAGCGACGGCGACACCGGCGTGGCGTGGGATGGCCCCTTGGCGGTCCTGATCAATCGCGGCTCGGCGTCTGCTTCGGAAATCTTCGCCGGTGCGATCCAGGATTACGGCCGTGGCCTGATCATCGGCGAAACCACTTTCGGCAAAGGCACGGTGCAGAATCTCGTCGATCTGGACCGTTGGCCGATGAACAATGGCCAGCGCTTCGGCCAGGTGAAGCTGACCATCGCGCAGTTCTTCCTGCCCGGCGGCAGCAGCACCCAGAACAAGGGCGTTGTGCCGGATATCGCCTTCCCGGTGAGCGTGGACGCCAGCGAATTCGGCGAAAGCACTTACGACAACGCGCTGCCGTGGACCCGGATCGCGGCGGTGCCGCATACGCAGTACGGCGATTTCGCTCCGCTGCTGCCGCAGCTCAAATCGATGCACGATGCGCGCGTGGCCCAGGACAAGGAATTCCAGTGGTGGTCCGAAGACATCGCGCAGTTCCGCGAGGAAACCGCGAAGAAGTGGATCTCCCTGAACGAAGCCGAGCGCCGTACCGAGCGCGACCGCGATGCCGCCAAGCGCAAACAGCGCCAGGAAGCGCGCAAGGCGATGGGCCTGGACATCGATCCGCTGGCCGAAGACACCGATGACGGCCTGACGTCCAGCGAACGCAACGTTGCCCAGGACGCCGCGCGCGAGAAAGCCGCCGAAAAGCGTCCCGACCCGCTGTTGCGCGAATCGGCCGCGATCCTGGTCGATGCGGTGCATGTGCTGGGCAACGACAAGCCGCTGTCGGCGCAGGTCCTGCTGACCGAAGCCCGCAAGCCGGGGCAGTGGGCGAACTGA
- a CDS encoding methylated-DNA--[protein]-cysteine S-methyltransferase has translation MRNTIHDPLEHARELLEAGEPTLAELSAAVGLSASHLQRRFRARFGLSPAEYLAQRKLGALRSALKDGRDVSAALYDAGYGSPSRVYETGAAKLGMTPARYRAGGGGEEIRWSIVATALGQAMVATTVRGICMVELGDDSDALVGRLHAEFPRAQLQQVDAGRDEFLAPRVRAVADALAGKRMRASDLIPVDLIGTAFQKRVWDALMKIPAGETRSYAELAASLDAPKAARAVASACAHNRVAIVVPCHRVIRGDGSLGGYRWGLALKQQLLRREVIGGR, from the coding sequence ATGCGCAACACCATTCATGACCCGCTCGAACATGCCCGCGAACTGCTCGAAGCCGGCGAACCGACGCTCGCCGAACTGTCGGCGGCGGTCGGCCTCAGCGCTTCGCATCTGCAGCGCCGTTTCCGCGCTCGTTTCGGTCTGAGCCCGGCCGAGTATCTTGCCCAGCGCAAACTCGGCGCACTGAGATCCGCACTGAAGGACGGCCGCGATGTCAGCGCGGCGCTGTACGACGCCGGCTACGGATCGCCGTCGCGGGTGTACGAGACCGGCGCCGCGAAGCTCGGCATGACCCCCGCGCGCTATCGCGCCGGCGGCGGCGGTGAGGAGATCCGCTGGAGCATCGTCGCCACCGCGCTGGGACAGGCGATGGTGGCGACTACCGTGCGCGGCATCTGCATGGTCGAGCTGGGCGACGATAGCGATGCCTTGGTGGGCAGGCTCCATGCTGAGTTTCCGCGCGCGCAGCTGCAGCAGGTCGATGCCGGACGCGACGAATTCCTCGCGCCGCGCGTGCGCGCGGTCGCCGATGCGCTTGCGGGCAAACGGATGCGGGCGTCCGACCTGATTCCGGTCGATCTGATCGGCACCGCATTCCAGAAGCGGGTCTGGGATGCGCTGATGAAGATTCCTGCGGGCGAAACCCGCAGCTATGCCGAACTCGCCGCGTCGCTGGATGCGCCGAAAGCCGCGCGTGCGGTCGCCAGCGCCTGCGCCCACAACCGCGTCGCGATCGTGGTGCCCTGTCATCGGGTGATCCGTGGCGATGGTTCGCTGGGCGGGTATCGCTGGGGTCTGGCGCTGAAACAGCAGTTGCTCCGGCGCGAGGTCATCGGCGGCCGATAG
- a CDS encoding ABC transporter ATP-binding protein, producing MSALISIRDVTKTYSRGKQQVEVLHGINLEIPKGDFVALMGPSGSGKTTLLNLIGGLDQPTGGEISIDGKRIDTLSAGQLTQWRASNVGFVFQFYNLMPVLTAQGNVELPLLLTKLNAAQRKRNAEVALQVVGLGDRGKHKPRELSGGQEQRVAIARAIVSDPSLLVCDEPTGDLDRKTADEILTLLQTLNREHGKTIVMVTHDPLAAEYAKRTVHLDKGRLIEQAHAAHAPA from the coding sequence ATGTCCGCATTGATCAGCATCCGCGACGTCACCAAGACCTACAGCCGCGGCAAACAGCAGGTCGAAGTCCTGCACGGCATCAACCTGGAAATCCCCAAGGGCGATTTCGTCGCACTGATGGGCCCGTCCGGCTCCGGCAAAACCACGCTGCTGAACCTGATCGGTGGACTGGACCAGCCCACCGGCGGCGAGATCAGCATCGATGGCAAGCGCATCGACACCCTCAGCGCCGGCCAGCTCACCCAATGGCGGGCCAGCAACGTGGGCTTCGTCTTCCAGTTCTACAACCTGATGCCGGTGCTCACCGCCCAGGGCAACGTCGAGCTGCCGCTGCTGCTGACCAAACTCAATGCGGCGCAGCGCAAGCGCAACGCCGAAGTCGCGCTGCAGGTCGTTGGCCTGGGCGATCGCGGCAAGCACAAGCCGCGCGAACTCTCCGGCGGACAGGAACAGCGCGTCGCCATCGCCCGCGCCATCGTCTCCGACCCCAGCCTGCTGGTATGCGACGAGCCGACCGGCGATCTCGACCGCAAGACCGCCGACGAGATCCTGACCCTGCTGCAGACGCTCAACCGCGAACATGGCAAGACCATCGTGATGGTCACCCACGATCCGCTCGCTGCGGAGTACGCCAAGCGTACGGTCCATCTCGACAAGGGCCGGCTGATCGAGCAGGCCCACGCAGCGCACGCGCCGGCCTGA
- a CDS encoding FtsX-like permease family protein, whose protein sequence is MTKTGFVVANLFRKKARTSLTLLSIVTAFLLFGLLQSVNVLFNAGADFLGTARLITQARVSFTQSLPMRMRAEIESVPGVEAVTQSQWFGGVWQGKDQLVALAVDPLRFHAVYPEWDLPEAQWKQFAETRTAMVAGRKVADQYGWKVGQKVPISSNIFPQKNGSKDWVFDLVGIVDGKDEEWKRQATQVWINHGYFDEENQFGSGAGGIYLIKLKDPEAAAKVARIIDAKFENSPDETKTQNEKDWNLGFAKQFGDIGLIVRWILFAVFFTLLLVVGNTMAQSMRERVPEMAVLKTLGFSDTSVLGFVLAETVALCAIGGLIGLALATVAGWLIAQSGIPIPLRVEWRVWTAGIIAILLLSIAVGLLPALRAKRLKIVDALAGR, encoded by the coding sequence ATGACCAAGACCGGATTCGTCGTCGCCAATCTGTTCCGCAAGAAGGCCCGGACCTCGCTGACGCTGCTGTCCATCGTCACCGCGTTCCTGCTGTTCGGGCTGCTGCAGTCGGTGAACGTGCTGTTCAATGCCGGCGCCGATTTCCTCGGCACCGCCCGCCTCATCACCCAGGCCCGCGTGTCCTTCACCCAGTCGTTGCCGATGCGCATGCGCGCCGAGATCGAGAGCGTGCCGGGCGTGGAAGCGGTGACCCAGTCGCAGTGGTTCGGCGGCGTGTGGCAGGGCAAGGACCAGCTGGTCGCGCTCGCGGTCGACCCGCTGCGCTTCCACGCGGTCTATCCCGAGTGGGATCTGCCCGAAGCGCAGTGGAAGCAGTTCGCCGAGACCCGCACCGCCATGGTCGCCGGCCGCAAGGTGGCCGACCAGTACGGCTGGAAGGTCGGCCAGAAGGTGCCGATCAGCTCCAACATCTTCCCGCAGAAGAACGGCAGCAAGGACTGGGTGTTCGATCTGGTCGGGATCGTCGACGGCAAGGACGAGGAGTGGAAGCGCCAGGCCACACAGGTCTGGATCAACCACGGGTATTTCGACGAGGAGAACCAGTTCGGCAGCGGCGCCGGTGGTATCTACCTGATCAAGCTCAAGGATCCGGAAGCCGCCGCGAAGGTGGCGCGGATCATCGACGCGAAATTCGAGAACTCGCCCGACGAGACCAAGACCCAGAACGAGAAGGACTGGAATCTCGGTTTCGCCAAGCAGTTCGGCGACATCGGCCTGATCGTCCGCTGGATCCTGTTCGCGGTGTTCTTCACCCTGCTGCTGGTGGTGGGCAACACGATGGCGCAGAGCATGCGCGAGCGCGTGCCCGAGATGGCGGTCCTGAAGACGCTGGGCTTCTCCGATACCAGCGTCCTGGGCTTCGTGCTGGCCGAAACGGTGGCGCTGTGCGCCATCGGCGGATTGATCGGACTGGCCTTGGCCACGGTCGCCGGCTGGCTCATCGCGCAGTCGGGCATCCCGATTCCGTTGCGCGTGGAGTGGCGGGTCTGGACCGCCGGCATCATCGCCATCCTGCTGCTGAGCATCGCGGTCGGGCTGCTGCCCGCGCTGCGCGCCAAGCGGCTGAAGATCGTCGACGCCCTCGCGGGCCGCTGA
- the yedA gene encoding drug/metabolite exporter YedA: protein MAAPSAGDPRPASTLSIGLALMAVYLIWGSTYLGIRFALEGGWPPLLAVSGGRMLLAGGLLYAVLRWRGVPAPTRKQWPSLAVMGLLMMLLGNGMVVLAEEDVSSGLAAIAIASMPLWMGLFGAMSGRHPSRGEWLGIGIGFIGVLWLNAGSSLSSTPRGLALLLIAPIAWAFGSVWSRGRDLPSPFMAAATQMLCGGVMLIALGLAVGERLPAAPTTQGTAALIYLAIFGSIAGFGAYVWLLNHVRPALASSYAYVNPPIAVMLGAWLGNEHFGLHDLGALAVILVGVVAISRAKARG from the coding sequence ATGGCTGCTCCATCCGCGGGCGATCCGCGCCCTGCCTCCACGCTCTCCATCGGGCTTGCGCTGATGGCGGTGTATCTCATCTGGGGCTCCACCTATCTCGGTATCCGCTTCGCATTGGAAGGCGGTTGGCCGCCGCTGCTGGCGGTGTCCGGCGGACGCATGCTGCTGGCTGGTGGGTTGCTGTACGCGGTGCTGCGCTGGCGCGGCGTGCCCGCGCCGACGCGCAAACAGTGGCCGTCGCTGGCGGTGATGGGCCTGTTGATGATGCTGCTCGGCAACGGCATGGTGGTATTGGCCGAGGAAGACGTCTCCTCCGGGCTTGCGGCCATCGCGATCGCGTCGATGCCGCTGTGGATGGGGCTGTTCGGCGCGATGTCCGGCCGTCATCCGAGTCGCGGCGAATGGCTCGGCATCGGCATCGGTTTCATCGGCGTGCTCTGGCTCAACGCCGGCAGCAGCCTGTCGTCCACGCCGCGCGGCCTGGCCCTGCTGTTGATCGCACCGATCGCATGGGCGTTCGGCTCGGTGTGGTCGCGCGGACGCGATCTGCCGTCGCCGTTCATGGCCGCCGCCACGCAGATGCTCTGCGGTGGCGTGATGTTGATCGCGCTCGGCCTGGCGGTGGGCGAACGCCTGCCCGCCGCGCCGACGACGCAGGGCACGGCGGCGTTGATCTATCTGGCGATCTTCGGCTCCATCGCTGGTTTCGGCGCCTACGTCTGGCTGTTGAACCATGTGCGCCCGGCCTTGGCGTCGAGCTACGCCTACGTCAACCCGCCGATCGCGGTGATGCTGGGCGCATGGCTGGGAAACGAGCACTTCGGTCTGCACGATCTCGGCGCATTGGCGGTGATCCTGGTCGGCGTGGTCGCGATCAGCCGAGCGAAGGCACGCGGATGA